In a genomic window of Cytobacillus sp. FSL H8-0458:
- a CDS encoding 5-formyltetrahydrofolate cyclo-ligase: protein MEIGKKALRKQMLNRMKELNKPEYEQLSYQIACSLYSSPLWRQTKTIGITVSKAPEADTWQIIRRAWDEGKRVAVPKCIPESKQMVFRELNSFMDLESVYYGLWEPNPEKTDEVPSEEIDTLVVPGLAYMKNGFRLGFGGGYYDRFLEHYKGRKVSLAFEMQVITGFPVENHDMPVEMIITDQQVWASGDA, encoded by the coding sequence ATGGAAATCGGTAAAAAGGCCCTTAGAAAGCAAATGCTGAATCGAATGAAGGAATTGAACAAGCCTGAGTATGAACAGCTGTCCTATCAAATTGCCTGCAGCCTTTATAGCAGCCCATTATGGAGACAGACCAAAACGATAGGAATAACGGTCTCAAAGGCGCCTGAGGCTGACACTTGGCAGATTATCAGAAGAGCTTGGGATGAAGGGAAAAGGGTGGCTGTCCCGAAATGCATACCCGAATCAAAGCAAATGGTGTTCCGTGAGTTGAATAGCTTCATGGATTTGGAGTCTGTATATTATGGATTATGGGAGCCGAATCCGGAAAAAACGGATGAAGTCCCCAGTGAGGAAATCGATACTTTAGTCGTTCCCGGACTGGCATACATGAAAAATGGCTTCCGGCTCGGATTTGGCGGAGGCTATTATGATCGTTTTCTCGAGCATTATAAAGGAAGAAAGGTTTCACTGGCTTTTGAAATGCAGGTCATAACCGGCTTTCCGGTGGAAAACCATGATATGCCGGTGGAAATGATTATTACCGATCAGCAGGTGTGGGCATCCGGCGATGCTTGA
- a CDS encoding DUF92 domain-containing protein, producing MLESIAIIIFILITSLAGYYFRLLTFSGSIAAFIVGAAAGWGFGFYGLLVLGFFFASSSFWSKFKSHKKKEFENKHAKGSRRDWQQVAANGGISAIASIFYLLDPSQVWLIMFLIGLAAANSDTWASEIGSLSQKPPISLKTWRTIETGTSGAVSSLGTLAALSGSFTIALLSNVLFDISIYEVLLIGVLGFAGNLIDSLLGAFLQAEYKCHVCSSNVETAEHCGQPASLVKGWYFADNDFVNFFSGLASASVGMLLYILLA from the coding sequence ATGCTTGAGTCTATTGCTATTATTATTTTTATATTGATCACATCGCTGGCCGGATATTATTTCCGATTACTGACCTTTTCAGGCAGTATAGCGGCATTCATTGTGGGTGCGGCAGCAGGCTGGGGATTTGGTTTTTATGGCCTTCTTGTCCTGGGGTTCTTTTTTGCAAGTTCAAGCTTCTGGTCAAAATTTAAAAGCCATAAAAAAAAGGAATTCGAAAATAAGCATGCAAAAGGATCAAGAAGGGATTGGCAGCAGGTTGCTGCCAATGGAGGCATATCCGCTATTGCCAGCATATTTTATCTGCTGGATCCATCACAGGTTTGGCTGATAATGTTTCTTATCGGACTGGCTGCAGCAAACTCGGATACATGGGCATCAGAAATTGGCTCATTAAGTCAAAAACCCCCCATTTCTCTAAAAACCTGGAGGACAATAGAAACGGGTACTTCCGGTGCTGTCAGCTCTCTTGGCACGCTTGCAGCTTTGTCAGGGTCATTTACAATTGCTCTTCTATCAAATGTGCTGTTTGACATTTCAATTTATGAGGTTTTACTGATTGGAGTTCTTGGGTTTGCAGGGAATTTGATTGATTCTTTATTGGGTGCTTTTCTTCAAGCTGAATACAAGTGCCATGTATGCAGTTCAAACGTGGAAACAGCCGAACATTGCGGGCAGCCGGCCTCTTTGGTAAAAGGCTGGTATTTTGCAGATAATGATTTTGTTAATTTTTTTTCAGGTTTAGCTTCTGCCTCTGTGGGAATGCTTCTATATATCTTATTGGCATAA
- a CDS encoding L-lactate dehydrogenase, with amino-acid sequence MKSRVNRVVLIGTGFVGSSYAFALLNQGVTEELVLIDLNKDKSEGDAMDLNHGMPFAPSPTSIWFGDYSDCKDADLVVITAGANQKPGETRLDLVEKNSKIFKGIVDHVMKSGFDGIFLVATNPVDILTYAVWKYSGLPKERVIGSGTILDTARFRFLLGEYFKVDTRNVHAYIIGEHGDTELPVWSHADIAGKSIEDWMKKEENFRQEDLNGLFLNVRDAAYHIIERKGATYYGIAMGLVRLTKAILQNENSVLTVSAYLDGEYGHEDVYIGVPAIVNRNGIRDIVELHLNTEEKNRFTHSVNVLKKTMDPILKD; translated from the coding sequence ATGAAAAGTCGGGTAAACAGAGTGGTGCTGATCGGAACAGGCTTCGTTGGATCAAGCTATGCGTTTGCACTATTAAATCAAGGTGTTACAGAAGAACTGGTGCTGATTGATTTAAATAAGGATAAATCTGAAGGAGATGCCATGGACTTGAATCACGGCATGCCCTTTGCCCCTTCCCCAACATCGATCTGGTTTGGAGATTATTCCGATTGCAAAGATGCTGATTTGGTTGTGATTACTGCTGGAGCGAATCAAAAACCCGGGGAAACTCGCCTGGACCTTGTGGAAAAAAATTCTAAAATCTTTAAAGGAATAGTTGATCATGTCATGAAAAGCGGTTTTGATGGCATTTTTCTGGTTGCGACCAATCCAGTGGATATTCTCACGTATGCTGTCTGGAAATACTCCGGACTCCCAAAAGAAAGAGTAATTGGATCCGGAACGATATTGGATACGGCCAGATTCAGATTTCTGCTGGGGGAATATTTCAAAGTCGATACGAGAAATGTTCATGCTTATATTATAGGTGAACATGGAGATACTGAATTGCCTGTATGGAGCCATGCTGATATTGCAGGGAAAAGCATTGAAGACTGGATGAAGAAAGAAGAGAATTTCAGACAGGAAGATCTTAATGGGTTATTCCTTAATGTCAGAGATGCAGCTTATCATATTATTGAGCGAAAAGGCGCGACTTATTATGGAATAGCCATGGGTCTGGTCAGACTGACCAAAGCCATCCTGCAGAACGAAAATTCTGTCCTTACGGTGTCAGCTTACTTAGATGGGGAATATGGTCATGAGGATGTTTATATTGGGGTGCCTGCTATAGTCAATCGAAATGGCATTCGTGATATTGTTGAACTTCACTTAAACACTGAAGAGAAGAATCGGTTTACCCA